One Thermoanaerobaculia bacterium DNA window includes the following coding sequences:
- the era gene encoding GTPase Era, whose amino-acid sequence MAKAGTVALVGRPNAGKSTLANRLLGERLSIVSDKPQTTRHRMVGILSQEEGQIVFYDTPGIHRPMHRMNREMVREAADALGEADIVCLLVDISQPFGKGEAFLLDLVSKAKQPKIALLNKIDLVKKNKLLPILERYGREGIFDAIIPISAETGDGCENLLKELWKMLPEGEPLYDKELLTIHPERFLVAERIREKILRETRNELPFSTAVLIERWEDPGPEKALRIHAALLVEREGQKKILIGHGGEMVKTIGTAARHDLEEFLGRKVFLDLRVRTEEDWRENPRIIADIKRDLHAGTTLDVDDLNDAADAVDDLEQMLDGLDENE is encoded by the coding sequence TTGGCTAAGGCAGGCACCGTCGCGCTCGTAGGGCGACCGAACGCAGGCAAGTCGACACTCGCGAACCGCCTGCTCGGCGAGCGTCTGTCGATCGTCTCGGACAAGCCGCAGACGACCCGGCACCGCATGGTCGGCATCCTCTCCCAAGAGGAAGGCCAGATCGTCTTCTACGACACCCCCGGGATCCACCGCCCGATGCACCGGATGAACCGCGAGATGGTCCGTGAGGCGGCCGACGCCCTGGGCGAGGCCGACATCGTCTGTCTCCTGGTCGACATCTCGCAGCCCTTCGGCAAGGGCGAGGCGTTCCTGCTCGATCTGGTGTCGAAGGCCAAGCAGCCGAAGATCGCGCTCCTCAACAAGATCGACCTGGTGAAGAAGAACAAGCTCCTGCCGATCCTCGAGCGCTACGGCAGGGAGGGGATCTTCGACGCCATCATCCCGATCTCGGCGGAGACCGGCGACGGTTGCGAGAACCTCTTGAAAGAGCTCTGGAAGATGCTCCCGGAAGGCGAGCCGCTCTACGACAAGGAACTGCTCACGATCCACCCCGAGCGCTTCCTGGTCGCCGAGCGCATCCGCGAGAAGATCCTGCGCGAGACCCGGAACGAGCTGCCGTTCTCGACCGCGGTGCTGATCGAGCGCTGGGAGGATCCGGGCCCGGAAAAGGCCTTGCGCATCCACGCCGCCCTGCTCGTCGAGCGCGAGGGCCAGAAAAAGATCCTCATCGGCCACGGCGGCGAGATGGTGAAGACCATCGGCACGGCCGCCCGCCACGACCTCGAAGAGTTCCTCGGCCGCAAAGTCTTCCTCGACCTGCGTGTCCGCACCGAAGAGGACTGGCGCGAAAACCCCCGCATCATCGCCGACATCAAGAGAGACCTCCACGCCGGCACCACCCTCGACGTCGACGACTTGAACGACGCCGCCGACGCCGTCGACGACCTCGAGCAGATGCTCGATGGTCTCGACGAGAACGAGTGA
- a CDS encoding HlyC/CorC family transporter, whose product MSELPEIAGSSTPYLWLALLLLAALPPLSLATVLLERSGPIRLRHWVEETGGRLRRLWEEPARFGLYRYLLNLSAKLVPLVLCLALGRAGERLGMGSPFLYAVASVALVVALSEIAARRMLRRSPEGALASLTWIYRAAYYVFWPLISLLGPLLRVPRDLYDDRDDDEASEEEVEAFIEVGTQEGILEPEDRDLVWGVVDFGDTQARSIMTPRVDMVCGRMGDSLDRLAEIFTESEYSRLPLYGESIDQIAGVLHLRDLFRALRTEPRPALETIAQTPFFIPGTKHLGELLKELQARRQQMAIVLNEFGGTEGLVTIEDVIEEIVGEIADEHDDEPQENRLLDDGSLLLDGRAALDTLDEFFGVTPLEDGYETVGGLLSGISGQVPAAGATLYHSGLQFDVEKADDRRVLAVRVRRPGLKEIPIG is encoded by the coding sequence ATGAGCGAGCTGCCGGAGATCGCCGGTTCGTCCACCCCTTACCTCTGGCTCGCGCTGCTGCTGCTGGCGGCGCTGCCGCCGCTGTCGCTCGCCACGGTGCTGCTCGAGCGCTCGGGACCGATCCGGTTGCGCCATTGGGTGGAGGAGACCGGTGGGCGCCTCCGCCGACTGTGGGAAGAGCCGGCGCGCTTCGGCCTCTACCGCTACCTGCTGAATCTCTCCGCCAAGCTCGTCCCCCTGGTGCTCTGCCTGGCGCTCGGCAGGGCGGGCGAACGGCTCGGCATGGGCAGCCCGTTCCTCTACGCCGTCGCCAGCGTCGCCCTGGTCGTGGCGCTCTCCGAGATCGCCGCCCGCCGGATGCTCCGCCGGAGCCCGGAGGGGGCCCTCGCTTCGCTCACCTGGATCTACCGCGCCGCCTACTACGTCTTCTGGCCGCTGATCTCGCTGCTCGGGCCCCTCCTGCGCGTGCCGCGCGACCTCTACGACGACCGCGACGACGACGAGGCCTCCGAGGAAGAGGTCGAAGCGTTCATCGAGGTCGGCACGCAGGAGGGGATCCTCGAGCCGGAGGACCGGGACCTGGTCTGGGGGGTCGTCGACTTCGGCGACACCCAGGCACGCAGCATCATGACTCCGAGGGTGGACATGGTCTGCGGGCGCATGGGCGACTCGCTCGACCGGCTGGCCGAGATCTTCACCGAGTCGGAGTACTCGCGCCTGCCGCTCTACGGCGAGTCGATCGACCAGATCGCGGGCGTTCTCCATCTGCGCGACCTCTTCCGCGCCCTGCGCACGGAGCCGCGCCCGGCGCTCGAGACGATCGCGCAGACGCCGTTCTTCATCCCGGGCACGAAGCACCTGGGCGAGCTCCTGAAGGAGCTCCAGGCGCGGCGCCAGCAGATGGCGATCGTGCTCAACGAGTTCGGCGGCACCGAGGGTCTGGTGACGATCGAGGACGTGATCGAGGAGATCGTCGGCGAGATCGCCGACGAGCACGACGACGAGCCGCAGGAGAACCGGCTGCTCGACGACGGGAGTCTGCTCCTCGACGGCCGCGCCGCGCTCGACACGCTCGACGAGTTCTTCGGCGTGACACCGCTCGAGGACGGCTACGAGACGGTCGGCGGGCTGCTCTCGGGGATCTCCGGCCAGGTCCCCGCGGCCGGCGCGACGCTCTACCATTCCGGCCTGCAGTTCGACGTCGAGAAGGCCGACGATCGCCGCGTGCTCGCGGTCCGGGTGCGACGCCCCGGTTTGAAGGAGATTCCCATTGGCTAA
- the ybeY gene encoding rRNA maturation RNase YbeY: MEKLVADLAPECDSVGVRFAGDRTMQRLNRDFRGKDKTTDVLSFPGGESPEGRHLGDIVVSIPTAERQAAARGAALLDEVKLLLLHGVLHCLGYDHESDGGEMEKLEGRLRRRWLKRA, translated from the coding sequence ATGGAGAAGCTGGTGGCCGACCTCGCGCCAGAGTGCGATTCGGTCGGCGTCCGGTTCGCCGGCGATCGCACCATGCAGCGCCTGAATCGCGACTTCCGCGGCAAGGACAAGACGACCGACGTGCTCTCGTTTCCCGGTGGAGAATCGCCCGAAGGCCGCCACCTGGGAGACATTGTGGTGTCGATTCCGACCGCCGAGCGCCAGGCGGCGGCGCGGGGCGCCGCCCTCCTGGACGAGGTGAAGCTCCTGCTGCTCCACGGCGTCCTGCATTGCCTCGGCTACGATCATGAGAGCGATGGGGGCGAGATGGAGAAGCTCGAAGGGCGCCTCCGCCGCCGTTGGCTGAAACGGGCATGA
- a CDS encoding PhoH family protein, with translation MPELNLAEEGLELLFGTRDENLRRIESAFGVEVAARGSHVSVEGEPGAVHAVSRLLEQLSLLIEKGFQLRNEDVTTAIRVIRESPETSLVDFFSGEAAAASATATRRMISPRSLNQQAYVKAMTEHDMVISVGPAGTGKTYLAVAMAAAALVEKRVKRIVLARPAVEAGEKLGFLPGDLAEKVNPYLRPLYDALYDMLGYEKVGRMLERGMIEVAPLAFMRGRTLNDAFIILDEAQNTTPEQMKMFLTRIGYNSRAVITGDITQTDLPKSIVSGLREAIDVLSGVDGISFIHFDERDVVRHPLVQKIVAAYDRHSRKGVEP, from the coding sequence ATGCCCGAACTGAATCTCGCCGAAGAGGGGCTCGAGCTCCTCTTCGGCACCCGCGACGAGAACCTCCGCCGCATCGAGTCGGCCTTCGGGGTCGAGGTGGCGGCGCGCGGCAGTCATGTTTCGGTCGAGGGCGAGCCGGGCGCCGTGCACGCCGTCTCCCGGCTCCTCGAGCAGCTCTCCCTGCTGATCGAGAAGGGCTTCCAGCTGCGCAACGAGGACGTCACGACGGCGATCCGGGTGATCCGGGAGTCGCCGGAGACCTCTCTGGTCGACTTCTTCTCGGGCGAGGCGGCGGCGGCGTCGGCGACCGCGACGCGCCGCATGATCTCGCCCCGCAGCCTCAACCAGCAGGCCTACGTGAAGGCGATGACCGAGCACGACATGGTGATCTCGGTCGGGCCGGCGGGGACGGGCAAGACCTACCTCGCGGTCGCGATGGCGGCGGCCGCGCTGGTCGAGAAGCGGGTGAAGCGCATCGTGCTGGCGCGGCCGGCGGTCGAGGCGGGGGAGAAGCTCGGTTTCCTGCCCGGCGACCTCGCGGAGAAGGTGAATCCCTACCTCCGCCCGCTCTACGACGCGCTCTACGACATGCTCGGCTACGAGAAGGTCGGCCGGATGCTGGAGCGCGGCATGATCGAGGTCGCGCCGCTCGCGTTCATGCGCGGCCGGACGCTCAACGACGCCTTCATCATCCTCGACGAGGCGCAGAACACCACGCCGGAGCAGATGAAGATGTTCCTGACCCGGATCGGCTACAACTCCCGGGCTGTCATCACTGGCGACATCACGCAGACCGACCTGCCGAAGTCGATCGTCTCCGGCCTCCGGGAGGCGATTGACGTCCTCTCGGGAGTCGACGGGATCAGCTTCATCCACTTCGACGAGCGCGACGTCGTCCGCCATCCACTGGTCCAGAAGATCGTGGCCGCCTACGACCGCCACTCGCGAAAGGGCGTGGAGCCATGA
- a CDS encoding 3-hydroxybutyryl-CoA dehydrogenase produces MAIRKVGVLGCGLMGSGIAEIAAKAGFETVVREVSDALLEKGMGRIRGSLAKAVEKGKMTAEDRDAVLGRIRGTTSFEPMADCDLVVEAIVENLEEKKATYAALDKVVQPGAIFASNTSSLTVTQLAMATSRPSRFVGLHFFNPVPVMKLVEVVRTLLTDDSVLAEIDVFCRALGKTPVACKDNSGFIVNRLLVPYLLDAIRALEEGVGSVADIDEGMKLGCGYPMGPFQLLDFVGLDTTYFIANIMFEEYREKRFAPPPLLKQMVQAGRLGRKSGRGFYDYAPAAK; encoded by the coding sequence ATGGCCATTCGCAAAGTCGGAGTTCTGGGCTGCGGCCTGATGGGATCCGGGATCGCCGAGATCGCGGCGAAGGCGGGGTTCGAGACGGTGGTCCGGGAGGTTTCGGACGCCCTGCTCGAGAAGGGCATGGGCCGCATCCGCGGTTCGCTCGCCAAGGCGGTCGAGAAGGGCAAAATGACCGCCGAAGACCGCGACGCGGTCCTCGGAAGGATCCGGGGGACGACCTCCTTCGAGCCGATGGCCGACTGCGACCTCGTGGTCGAGGCGATCGTCGAGAACCTGGAGGAGAAGAAGGCGACCTACGCGGCGCTCGACAAGGTGGTCCAGCCGGGCGCCATCTTCGCGTCGAACACCTCTTCGCTGACGGTGACCCAGCTCGCCATGGCGACTTCGCGTCCGTCGCGTTTCGTGGGCCTCCACTTTTTCAACCCGGTGCCGGTCATGAAGCTGGTCGAGGTGGTGCGCACGCTCCTCACCGACGACAGCGTCCTCGCCGAGATCGATGTCTTCTGCCGCGCCCTGGGCAAGACGCCGGTCGCCTGCAAGGACAACTCCGGGTTCATCGTCAACCGGCTGCTCGTGCCCTATCTGCTCGATGCGATTCGCGCCCTCGAAGAGGGCGTGGGCTCCGTGGCCGACATCGACGAGGGGATGAAGCTCGGTTGCGGCTACCCGATGGGGCCGTTCCAGCTGCTCGACTTCGTCGGGCTCGATACGACCTACTTCATCGCCAACATCATGTTCGAGGAGTACCGGGAGAAGCGTTTCGCGCCGCCGCCGCTCCTCAAGCAGATGGTGCAGGCCGGGCGGCTCGGCAGGAAGAGCGGCCGCGGCTTCTACGACTATGCACCGGCCGCGAAGTGA
- the tsaE gene encoding tRNA (adenosine(37)-N6)-threonylcarbamoyltransferase complex ATPase subunit type 1 TsaE: MRVWHTASVAETRALGAELARELLPAGCLLLYGGLGAGKTVLAQGVALGLGIDPREVQSPTFALLREHEMPGGVGGEERAEGRLSHLDLYRISPSEAAACGFEEVLLGPGVKIVEWAERLPFLVPGALALTLREGEGDRREIAELASQPEPAPE, from the coding sequence GTGAGGGTCTGGCACACGGCGAGCGTCGCCGAGACCCGGGCGCTGGGCGCCGAGCTGGCGCGGGAGCTCCTGCCAGCAGGTTGCCTGTTGCTCTATGGCGGCCTCGGCGCCGGCAAGACCGTGCTCGCCCAGGGGGTCGCCCTCGGGTTGGGCATCGACCCGCGCGAGGTGCAGTCGCCGACCTTCGCGCTGCTGCGGGAACACGAGATGCCGGGCGGAGTGGGCGGGGAGGAGAGGGCCGAAGGGCGTCTCTCGCACCTCGACCTCTACCGGATCTCGCCGTCCGAGGCGGCCGCCTGCGGCTTCGAAGAGGTTCTCCTCGGACCGGGAGTGAAGATCGTCGAGTGGGCGGAACGCCTGCCGTTCCTCGTCCCGGGCGCGCTGGCCCTGACGTTGCGGGAGGGGGAAGGCGACCGGCGGGAGATTGCCGAGCTCGCGAGCCAGCCGGAGCCCGCGCCGGAGTGA
- a CDS encoding NAD(P)H-hydrate dehydratase yields the protein MRVLTAAEARAFDRWAIDELGVPAMVLMENAALALAEAIGSSFGEARRIAIFCGPGSNGGDGLALARQLVTRGYEVGIFLANFGRAPSADCAQQLAICRAMGLATFDLAADWQESAESAFTADLVVDALFGTGLERPLRAPYDELVEWMNALPAPRLAVDLPSGLDAGRSHPIGPAIQADATVTFGAPKIAHLLQPAAEWVGELSVADLGVPFDSSPCAGGNLEVLTGEDLRHGLPARASAAHKGEFGHVLLVAGSRGKAGAAILAARGAVRGGAGLVTVATVDSAWAALASAAPEAMSLPLAEDASGGLPFAALARLLTAARERDVLALGPGLGQSPGTFKLVQRLVVELADLPLVLDADGLNALAAAAASGAGAGAKGAKGGRRGAGGLRLLARRRAATILTPHPGELARLLGCSTAEVEADRLASVRRASELSGAIVVLKGSRSLVGLPSGEVSINTTGNPGMASGGSGDVLTGLIAARLAQGDDPAFAAQVAVHLHGLAGDLAVAAGVAPAVPAGTLAEYLPQAYGKLGQA from the coding sequence ATGCGTGTTCTGACTGCAGCAGAGGCAAGGGCGTTCGACCGCTGGGCGATCGACGAGCTCGGCGTCCCCGCCATGGTATTGATGGAGAACGCCGCCCTCGCTCTCGCCGAGGCGATCGGTTCGAGCTTCGGCGAGGCGCGCCGGATCGCGATCTTCTGCGGACCGGGGAGTAACGGCGGCGATGGCCTGGCGCTCGCCCGGCAGCTCGTCACGCGCGGCTACGAGGTCGGCATCTTCCTGGCGAACTTCGGCCGGGCGCCCTCCGCCGATTGCGCTCAGCAGCTCGCGATCTGCCGGGCGATGGGCCTCGCGACCTTCGATCTCGCCGCGGACTGGCAGGAGAGCGCCGAGTCGGCCTTCACCGCGGATCTCGTCGTGGACGCGCTCTTCGGCACCGGCCTCGAACGCCCGCTGCGGGCCCCCTACGACGAGCTCGTCGAGTGGATGAACGCCCTGCCGGCGCCCCGCCTCGCGGTCGACCTCCCGAGCGGCCTCGACGCCGGCCGCTCGCATCCGATCGGCCCGGCGATCCAGGCCGACGCGACGGTGACGTTCGGCGCCCCCAAGATCGCCCATCTGCTGCAGCCTGCGGCCGAGTGGGTCGGCGAGCTCTCGGTGGCCGATTTGGGTGTGCCGTTCGACTCGAGCCCCTGCGCCGGAGGCAACCTCGAGGTGCTGACCGGTGAAGATCTGCGGCACGGCTTGCCGGCACGGGCCTCGGCCGCGCACAAGGGGGAGTTCGGGCATGTCCTTCTGGTCGCCGGCTCGCGCGGCAAGGCGGGGGCCGCGATCCTCGCGGCACGTGGCGCGGTCCGAGGCGGCGCCGGCCTGGTGACGGTCGCGACGGTCGACTCGGCCTGGGCGGCGCTCGCCAGTGCCGCTCCCGAGGCGATGAGCCTGCCACTCGCCGAAGATGCGAGCGGCGGGCTGCCGTTCGCGGCGCTCGCCCGCCTGCTCACGGCCGCCCGGGAGCGCGATGTCCTGGCCCTCGGTCCGGGACTCGGGCAGTCGCCTGGCACCTTCAAGCTGGTGCAGCGCCTCGTGGTCGAGCTCGCCGACCTGCCGCTGGTGCTCGACGCGGACGGGCTGAACGCGCTCGCGGCGGCGGCGGCCTCCGGTGCCGGCGCCGGCGCCAAGGGCGCGAAGGGAGGGCGCAGGGGAGCGGGCGGCCTGCGTCTCCTCGCCAGGCGGCGCGCCGCCACCATTCTGACTCCGCACCCCGGCGAGCTCGCGCGGCTGTTGGGTTGCTCCACGGCTGAGGTCGAAGCCGACCGCCTGGCGAGCGTCCGGCGCGCGTCCGAGCTCTCGGGCGCCATCGTCGTGCTCAAGGGCAGCCGATCGCTGGTCGGTCTGCCCTCGGGAGAGGTCTCCATCAACACGACCGGTAACCCCGGCATGGCCAGCGGCGGCAGTGGCGACGTGCTGACCGGCCTGATCGCAGCACGCCTCGCGCAGGGCGACGACCCGGCGTTCGCGGCGCAGGTCGCGGTACACTTGCACGGTCTGGCCGGCGATCTGGCGGTCGCCGCCGGCGTCGCTCCGGCGGTGCCGGCCGGGACGTTGGCGGAGTACCTGCCGCAGGCTTACGGGAAGCTCGGCCAGGCGTGA
- a CDS encoding TIGR04282 family arsenosugar biosynthesis glycosyltransferase, with protein sequence MTAQPTPQVPAGRKTVLLFTKPPVEGRVKTRLIGALSAAQAADLHAAFLGDLVERLSGADFELVPVWALEEGEPLPAVPPRGRRQVDGDLGARMRHAFTERLCTALMEPAEQFAVAIGSDLPQLDPQRVEEAFRAFEAGAEVVLGPAVDGGYYLIGLGAVALRAAVFEDIAWSTGAVLAQTLERCRAAGLTVALLTEEEDIDTIEGLGRLAARLDAGELPSCHRTSKLLAGWLRAPGAAGSPGSSGAVFGGAAVEDPCVF encoded by the coding sequence GTGACGGCGCAGCCAACCCCGCAGGTTCCCGCCGGTCGAAAGACCGTCCTTCTGTTCACCAAGCCGCCGGTCGAAGGGCGCGTCAAGACGCGTCTGATCGGCGCCCTCTCGGCCGCTCAAGCAGCCGACCTGCACGCTGCATTCCTCGGCGACCTTGTCGAGAGGCTCTCCGGCGCCGACTTCGAGCTCGTCCCTGTCTGGGCTTTGGAGGAGGGCGAGCCGCTTCCCGCAGTGCCGCCCCGAGGCCGGCGGCAGGTCGATGGCGACCTCGGCGCCCGGATGCGTCATGCCTTCACGGAGCGCCTCTGCACCGCACTCATGGAGCCTGCAGAACAGTTCGCCGTCGCCATCGGCAGCGACCTGCCGCAGCTCGATCCGCAGCGGGTCGAAGAGGCCTTCCGGGCTTTCGAGGCGGGTGCCGAAGTCGTGCTCGGACCCGCCGTCGACGGCGGCTACTACCTGATAGGACTGGGCGCCGTGGCGCTGCGTGCGGCAGTCTTCGAGGACATCGCCTGGAGTACCGGCGCGGTGCTCGCGCAAACCCTGGAACGCTGCCGCGCGGCCGGGCTCACCGTCGCGCTGTTGACGGAAGAGGAGGACATCGACACCATCGAGGGCCTCGGGCGCCTCGCGGCGCGCCTCGACGCGGGGGAGCTCCCTTCCTGCCACCGCACCTCGAAGCTGCTCGCGGGCTGGCTCCGGGCTCCTGGCGCGGCCGGTTCGCCGGGCTCGTCCGGTGCGGTCTTTGGGGGGGCGGCCGTGGAGGATCCATGCGTGTTCTGA
- a CDS encoding phage holin family protein: MTKPAGWIARVQNLGSAYFAVVRAEISAALADLAESGRSLLRAALLFTITLALGFWTVGLLVYFLIEMLALWLPRWGAVGIVFAVFVLGTVLFAMASVARARRIEAPTAMLDRRLRDHTAWWQSRLGAEDEGSAVAELGDEEER; encoded by the coding sequence ATGACCAAGCCGGCGGGCTGGATCGCCCGGGTTCAGAATCTGGGATCGGCCTATTTCGCTGTCGTCCGCGCCGAGATCTCGGCTGCCCTGGCGGATCTGGCCGAGTCCGGGCGCAGCCTGTTGCGCGCCGCCCTGCTGTTCACGATCACGCTCGCCCTGGGCTTCTGGACCGTCGGCCTGCTGGTCTATTTCCTGATCGAGATGCTGGCGCTCTGGTTGCCGCGCTGGGGCGCCGTCGGCATCGTCTTCGCTGTTTTCGTCCTCGGGACCGTGCTGTTCGCCATGGCGTCGGTGGCGCGCGCCCGCCGGATCGAGGCGCCGACCGCGATGCTGGATCGCCGCTTGCGCGACCATACCGCCTGGTGGCAGTCGCGTCTCGGCGCAGAAGACGAGGGCTCCGCAGTCGCGGAGCTCGGCGACGAGGAGGAGCGGTGA
- a CDS encoding VWA domain-containing protein, translating to MMRISQCRLLLLLVAGLAAPGMPAHLAAQAPAATPLQEPAPPTGEAPEAPAIGAGDFFESIDVSVVNVDVYVTDKKGNRVNGLTRDDFEIIEDKKPMAITNFYAVTEGRPVLSEEELAAPAEPVPGAVPGMPPPVPEDQRLHLVVYIDNFNIHPFSRNKVFGSLREFLRSDLTPGDRVMLMTYDREPHVRRPFTSDPQVIASALFELEKLNAFATQADSERRELLRELEDMKDPNMALTRARSYAESIFNDLQFSIDSLKNTVSSLAGLPGRKAVLYVSDGLPMIAGQDVFHYVQEKFSSSGSSTAIMESLSYDSSRRIQELVAQANANRISFYTIDAEGLRTSSSISAENRTANTSGMVDSIHTSNLQSTLQMMAEETGGKAIYNTNDPAKGLLTVAGDFKTYYSLGYSPVHSGDGRYHKIDVRTKRKDLVVRHREGYRDKTSEAKMSDGVISALFYDAESNSLGIGVERKPEIRRDDGLFTVPVEVRIPIGKLVLVPAENLRQARVRVFFAAMDDSGGMSEVQSSVVPIVIPEAEVATAVKQVYVYTISLMMRKGPQKLAVGVRDEVGATQAFTVRTMNIGGKG from the coding sequence ATGATGAGAATTTCGCAGTGCCGTCTGCTTTTGCTTCTCGTGGCGGGTCTCGCCGCCCCCGGTATGCCCGCTCATCTCGCCGCCCAGGCTCCTGCAGCGACCCCCCTGCAGGAACCGGCGCCGCCGACAGGGGAGGCGCCGGAGGCGCCCGCCATCGGCGCCGGCGACTTCTTCGAGTCGATCGACGTCAGCGTCGTCAACGTCGACGTATACGTGACCGACAAGAAGGGCAACCGCGTCAACGGCCTGACCCGCGACGATTTCGAGATCATCGAAGACAAGAAGCCGATGGCGATCACGAACTTCTACGCCGTCACCGAAGGCCGGCCGGTGTTGTCCGAAGAGGAGCTTGCCGCCCCCGCCGAGCCGGTGCCGGGCGCCGTCCCGGGAATGCCCCCGCCGGTGCCGGAGGATCAGCGCCTGCACCTCGTGGTCTACATCGACAATTTCAACATTCATCCGTTCAGCCGCAACAAGGTCTTCGGCTCCCTGCGCGAGTTCCTGCGCTCGGACCTGACGCCGGGCGATCGCGTGATGCTGATGACCTACGACCGCGAGCCGCACGTCCGGCGGCCGTTCACCTCCGATCCCCAGGTCATCGCTTCGGCGCTCTTCGAGCTCGAGAAGCTGAACGCCTTCGCCACCCAGGCCGACTCGGAGCGCCGCGAGCTGCTGCGCGAGCTCGAGGACATGAAGGACCCGAACATGGCGCTCACCCGGGCGCGGAGCTACGCCGAGTCGATCTTCAACGACCTGCAGTTCTCGATCGACTCGCTGAAGAACACGGTGAGCTCCCTCGCCGGACTTCCGGGCAGGAAGGCGGTCCTCTACGTGAGCGACGGACTGCCGATGATCGCCGGCCAGGACGTCTTCCACTACGTGCAGGAGAAGTTCTCGTCGTCGGGCTCTTCGACCGCGATCATGGAGAGCCTGAGCTACGACTCGTCGCGCCGGATCCAGGAGCTGGTGGCCCAGGCCAACGCCAACCGGATCTCGTTCTACACCATCGACGCCGAAGGCCTGCGGACTTCCTCCTCGATCTCGGCCGAGAATCGCACGGCGAACACGAGCGGGATGGTCGACTCGATCCACACCTCGAACCTCCAGTCGACGCTCCAGATGATGGCGGAGGAGACCGGCGGCAAGGCGATCTACAACACGAACGACCCGGCCAAGGGCCTCCTCACCGTGGCCGGGGACTTCAAGACCTATTATTCGCTGGGCTACAGCCCCGTGCACAGCGGCGACGGCCGGTACCACAAGATCGATGTGCGCACGAAGCGCAAGGATCTGGTCGTCCGACACCGCGAGGGGTATCGCGACAAGACGAGCGAAGCCAAGATGTCCGACGGCGTGATCTCGGCGCTGTTCTACGACGCGGAGAGCAACAGCCTGGGTATCGGAGTGGAGCGCAAGCCGGAGATCCGGCGCGATGACGGCCTCTTCACCGTCCCGGTCGAAGTGCGTATCCCCATCGGCAAGCTCGTCCTGGTGCCGGCCGAGAACCTGCGTCAGGCGCGGGTGCGGGTCTTCTTCGCCGCCATGGACGACAGCGGCGGCATGTCCGAGGTGCAGAGCTCCGTCGTGCCGATCGTGATCCCCGAGGCGGAGGTGGCGACCGCCGTGAAACAGGTCTACGTCTACACGATTTCGCTTATGATGCGGAAGGGGCCGCAGAAGCTCGCTGTCGGCGTTCGGGACGAGGTGGGCGCGACGCAGGCCTTCACGGTGCGCACGATGAACATCGGCGGCAAAGGATGA